Proteins encoded within one genomic window of Oncorhynchus masou masou isolate Uvic2021 chromosome 1, UVic_Omas_1.1, whole genome shotgun sequence:
- the LOC135549704 gene encoding sodium-coupled neutral amino acid transporter 7-like, translating to MAINSEAGDWAEAGSEDAGERAWLLQSPSVESVHPPLSDREKRGGVSAIAAVFIVVNAALGAGLLNFPAAFNMAGGVIAGVALQMSMLSFIISGLVILAYCSQVSNESTYQEVVRASCGKVTGVICEVAIAVYTFGTCIAFFIVIGDQLDRLIAAIAHLPDGVVGGHWYIDRKFTICVTAVLVILPLSIPKEIGFQKYASALSVVGTLYVTIVVILKYIWPDKEMTPGYIPTSPSSWSAVLNAMPTICFSFQCHVSSVPVFNSMRRSELKPWGGVVTVGMIICLFVYTGTGVCGFLSFGSNVSQDVLMSYPPNDIAVAIARAFVVICVITSYPILHFCGRAVLEGLWLRFHGEQVELCVRRERRRRVLQTLVWFTVTLVLALFIPDIGRVISLIGGLAACFIFVFPGLCLIQAKLSETGVRSASWHGMVVYGVIMVTIGTFIFGQTTTNAIYQDAIHYSDSQ from the exons ATGGCGATTAACAGTGAGGCGGGGGACTGGGCCGAGGCTGGAAGTGAAGATGCTGGTGAGAGGGCGTGGCTACTGCAGAGCCCCAGTGTGGAGTCCGTTCACCCCCCTttgtcagacagggagaagaggggaggagtgtcTGCCATAGCCGCTGTCTTCATTGTGGTGAACGCTGCGCTGGGGGCAGGACTACTCAACTTCCCCGCCGCCTTCAACATGGCCGGAGGCGTGATTGCAGGGGTGGCGCTACAGATG TCCATGCTGAGTTTCATCATCAGTGGTCTGGTGATCCTGGCATACTGCTCCCAG GTCAGTAATGAGAGCACCTACCAGGAGGTGGTGCGGGCCTCGTGTGGGAAGGTCACCGGGGTAATCTGTGAGGTGGCCATCGCTGTCTACACCTTCGGCACCTGCATCGCCTTCTTTATCGTCATTGGAGACCAGCTGGACCGCT TGATAGCTGCAATAGCTCATTTGCCAGATGGTGTGGTCGGTGGTCACTGGTACATTGACCGTAAGTTCACCATTTGTGTGACCGCCGTCCTGGTCATtctgcctctctccatccccaaaGAGATTGGCTTCCAGAAATACGCCAG TGCGCTGAGTGTTGTTGGAACCTTGTATGTCACCATTGTGGTAATACTGAAATACATCTGGCCTGATAAAGAGATGACCCCCGGCTACATTCCAACCAG CCCGTCCTCCTGGAGTGCAGTGTTGAACGCCATGCCCACCATATGCTTTAGCTTCCAg TGTCATGTGAGCAGTGTGCCAGTGTTTAACAGCATGAGAAGGAGTGAACTCAAGCCCTGGGGAGGTGTGGTCACCGTTGGCATGATCATCTGCCTCTTTGTCTACACTggcacag GTGTCTGTGGCTTTCTGTCATTTGGGTCTAACGTCAGTCAGGATGTGCTGATGTCATATCCTCCTAATGACATCGCGGTGGCGATCGCAAGGGCCTTTGTCGTCATCTGTGTTATCACCTCCTATCCCATTCTACACTTCTGTGGCCG GGCGGTGCTGGAGGGGCTATGGCTCCGTTTCCACGGCGAGCAGGTGGAATTGTGTGTGAGGCGTGAGCGGAGACGCAGAGTGTTGCAGACGCTTGTGTGGTTCACAGTCACACTCGTCCTCGCACTCTTCATCCCCGACATTGGCCGAGTCATCTCCCTCATCGGAGGACTGGCAGCCTGCTTCATCTTTGTCTTCCCAG GTCTGTGTCTGATTCAGGCAAAGCTCTCAGAAACAGGGGTTCGATCTGCTAG CTGGCATGGGATGGTGGTCTACggtgtcatcatggtaaccatcGGCACTTTCATCTTTGGCCAGACCACCACCAATGCCATCTATCAAGACGCCATCCACTATTCGGACAGCCAATAG
- the LOC135549695 gene encoding lysosomal protective protein-like, with the protein MTSMYFVSLVVYFLAVSCLTWADYAPDEVTELPGMSFKPNYRQWSGYLKASPGKFLHYWFVTSQRDPLKDPVVLWLNGGPGCSSLDGFLSENGPFHVKDDGATLYENKFSWNRIANVLYLESPAGVGYSYSDDQKYKTDDDEVADDNYLALQSFFAKFPNFTQNEFFIIGESYGGIYAPTLSQRVATGTAKINFKAFAVGNGLSSYALNDQSLIYFGYYHGLFGEQLWTDLNTNCCDKGTCNFFNNSKEACKTLLNQAFSIVYDSGLNEYALYMDCEGGVRARAYERSMSQLFRNYRKHWDTFQLLKVPSVTGQNPSVGEVPPCINSTAQMNWLNRGDVRKALHIPDTLPPWDICSDVVGGQYTNIYPTVKDVYLKLLSLGVRALVYNGDTDMACNFLGDKWFVEQLNQKTTTKYQSWISDDQIAGFYEQYGNITLLTVKGAGHMVPQWAPGPALDMFQSFLSNRPY; encoded by the exons ATGACTAGCATGTATTTTGTTAGTTTGGTGGTGTATTTCCTTGCTGTTTCGTGTCTTACATGGGCTGACTATGCCCCTGACGAGGTAACCGAACTACCGGGAATGTCGTTTAAACCGAACTACCGACAATGGTCGGGCTATTTGAAAGCCAGCCCTGGAAAGTTTCTCCATTACTG GTTTGTGACCTCACAGAGGGACCCACTGAAGGACCCTGTTGTGCTGTGGCTGAATGGAGGGCCAGGCTGCAGCTCGCTGGATGGCTTTCTGTCAGAGAACGGCCCCTTCCAT GTGAAGGATGATGGGGCAACTCTGTATGAGAATAAGTTCAGCTGGAACAGGATTGCCAACGTTCTATACCTAGAGTCCCCTGCAGGTGTGGGATACTCCTACTCTGACGACCAGAAGTACAAAACCGATGACGACGAG GTGGCAGATGACAACTACCTAGCTCTGCAGAGTTTCTTTGCCAAGTTTCCAAACTTCACACAGAATGAGTTCTTCATCATCGGTGAGAGTTATGGTGGCATCTATGCCCCAACACTCAGCCAGCGTGTGGCCACTGGGACCGCAAAGATTAACTTCAAG GCCTTTGCAGTGGGTAATGGCCTCAGTAGCTATGCCCTGAATGACCAGTCTCTGATCTACTTTGGTTACTACCACGGCCTCTTCGGAGAACA ACTGTGGACAGATCTGAACACAAACTGCTGCGATAAGGGAACATGTAACTTCTTCAACAACAGCAAGGAGGCCTGTAAGACACTG TTGAACCAGGCCTTTAGTATTGTGTATGATTCTGGGCTGAATGAGTATGCTCTTTACATGGACTGTGAGGGTGGAGTCAGGGCCAGAGCCTATGAGAGGAGCATGAGCCAGCTCTTCAGGAACTACAGGAAGCACTGGGACACCTTCCAG CTACTGAAGGTGCCGTCCGTCACTGGCCAAAATCCTTCTGTGGGTGAGGTCCCTCCCTGCATTAACAGCACAGCTCAGATGAACTGGCTCAACCGGGGTGATGTGAGGAAAGCCCTACACATCCCTGATACACTTCCACCCTGGGACATCTGCAG TGATGTGGTGGGAGGACAGTACACCAACATCTACCCGACAGTGAAGGATGTGTATCTGAAGCTGCTGTCTCTGGGTGTCCGGGCGCTAGTCTATAATGGAGacactgacatggcctgcaactTCCTGGGAGACAAGTGGTTTGTGGAGCAGCTCAACCAGAAG ACAACCACCAAGTACCAGAGCTGGATATCTGATGATCAGATTGCCGGCTTCTACGAGCAGTATGGAAACATCACCCTCCTGACTGTGAAG GGCGCTGGTCACATGGTGCCGCAGTGGGCTCCAGGCCCCGCCTTAGACATGTTCCAGTCCTTCCTGTCAAACAGACCCTACTGA
- the LOC135549713 gene encoding transcription factor E2F4-like isoform X1, producing MELEVSRTELEGSDAPQSQRHERSLGLLTTKFVTLLQEAKDGVLDLKVAADTLAVRQKRRIYDITNVLEGIGLIEKKSKNSIQWKGVGPGCNTREIGDRLVDLKSELEDLDMRESELDQQRVWVQQSIKNVTEDTHNSPLAYVNHEDICSCFKGDTLLAVRAPSGTQLEVPIPEAVQNGQRKYQIHLMSAAGPIDVLLINKDPVNSTPVVLPVPPPEEMLQNTKSAAASADTTTHTFVKTTGSLATCKPKAHTAAKPSDNSSTEKSAPQPPSLDTRSLQSSASLDNNVTVFEPIKSDSSDLLDFPKYFSDMFDPAKEMVSADLLEEVMASEVFSPLLRLSPPPGDHDYIYNLDESEGLCDLFDIPVLNL from the exons ATGGAGCTGGAGGTGAGCCGAACGGAGTTGGAAGGTTCCGACGCTCCCCAGTCTCAGAGACACGAGAGGAGCCTCGGACTTCTCACCACGAAGTTCGTTACTTTGCTGCAGGAAGCGAAGGACGGGGTGCTCGATCTCAAAGTA GCAGCAGACACCCTGGCCGTCAGACAGAAGAGGCGCATCTATGACATCACCAATGTACTGGAGGGCATTGGCCTGATCGAGAAGAAGTCAAAGAACAGTATTCAGTGGAA GGGAGTTGggccaggctgtaacacaagggAGATTGGTGACAGGCTGGTTGACCTGAAGTCGGAGCTTGAAGATCTGGATATGAGGGAAAGTGAGCTGGACCAGCAGAGGGTGTGGGTCCAACAAAGCATCAAGAATGTGACCGAGGACACACACAATAGTC CTCTGGCCTATGTTAATCATGAGGACATCTGCAGCTGCTTCAAAGGTGATACCCTCTTGGCGGTGCGTGCTCCCTctggtacgcagctggaggtgcCCATACCTGAAGCT GTTCAAAACGGTCAGAGGAAGTATCAGATCCATCTCATGAGTGCTGCTGGGCCCATTGATGTTCTGCTCATCAACAAGGACCCAGTTAACTCAACACCTGTGGTGCTGCCAGTCCCGCCCCCTGAGGAAATGCTGCAGAACACCAAGTCTGCTGCAGCCTCTGCAGACACAACCACTCACACATTTGTCAAgaccactgggagtctggccaCCTGCAAGCCTAAAGCACATACAGCAGCTAAGCCATCAG ACAACTCCAGCACTGAAAAATCTGCTCCGCAACCACCATCATTGGACACCCGGTCCCTCCAGTCTTCTGCTTCGTTGGACAACAACGTCACTGTCTTTGAACCAATCAAATCCGATTCATCTGACT TGCTGGATTTCCCCAAATACTTTTCTGACATGTTTGACCCCGCTAAAG agaTGGTGAGTGCAGATCTACTAGAGGAAGTTATGGCTTCAGAAG tgttTTCTCCACTCCTCCGCCTCTCCCCCCCCCCGGGTGACCATGACTACATCTATAACCTGGATGAGAGCGAGGGCCTCTGCGACCTCTTTGACATCCCCGTCCTCAACCTTTGA
- the LOC135549713 gene encoding transcription factor E2F4-like isoform X2 — protein MGCIHFDCLTAADTLAVRQKRRIYDITNVLEGIGLIEKKSKNSIQWKGVGPGCNTREIGDRLVDLKSELEDLDMRESELDQQRVWVQQSIKNVTEDTHNSPLAYVNHEDICSCFKGDTLLAVRAPSGTQLEVPIPEAVQNGQRKYQIHLMSAAGPIDVLLINKDPVNSTPVVLPVPPPEEMLQNTKSAAASADTTTHTFVKTTGSLATCKPKAHTAAKPSDNSSTEKSAPQPPSLDTRSLQSSASLDNNVTVFEPIKSDSSDLLDFPKYFSDMFDPAKEMVSADLLEEVMASEVFSPLLRLSPPPGDHDYIYNLDESEGLCDLFDIPVLNL, from the exons ATGGGCTGCATCCATTTTGACTGTCTGACT GCAGCAGACACCCTGGCCGTCAGACAGAAGAGGCGCATCTATGACATCACCAATGTACTGGAGGGCATTGGCCTGATCGAGAAGAAGTCAAAGAACAGTATTCAGTGGAA GGGAGTTGggccaggctgtaacacaagggAGATTGGTGACAGGCTGGTTGACCTGAAGTCGGAGCTTGAAGATCTGGATATGAGGGAAAGTGAGCTGGACCAGCAGAGGGTGTGGGTCCAACAAAGCATCAAGAATGTGACCGAGGACACACACAATAGTC CTCTGGCCTATGTTAATCATGAGGACATCTGCAGCTGCTTCAAAGGTGATACCCTCTTGGCGGTGCGTGCTCCCTctggtacgcagctggaggtgcCCATACCTGAAGCT GTTCAAAACGGTCAGAGGAAGTATCAGATCCATCTCATGAGTGCTGCTGGGCCCATTGATGTTCTGCTCATCAACAAGGACCCAGTTAACTCAACACCTGTGGTGCTGCCAGTCCCGCCCCCTGAGGAAATGCTGCAGAACACCAAGTCTGCTGCAGCCTCTGCAGACACAACCACTCACACATTTGTCAAgaccactgggagtctggccaCCTGCAAGCCTAAAGCACATACAGCAGCTAAGCCATCAG ACAACTCCAGCACTGAAAAATCTGCTCCGCAACCACCATCATTGGACACCCGGTCCCTCCAGTCTTCTGCTTCGTTGGACAACAACGTCACTGTCTTTGAACCAATCAAATCCGATTCATCTGACT TGCTGGATTTCCCCAAATACTTTTCTGACATGTTTGACCCCGCTAAAG agaTGGTGAGTGCAGATCTACTAGAGGAAGTTATGGCTTCAGAAG tgttTTCTCCACTCCTCCGCCTCTCCCCCCCCCCGGGTGACCATGACTACATCTATAACCTGGATGAGAGCGAGGGCCTCTGCGACCTCTTTGACATCCCCGTCCTCAACCTTTGA